The Brassica rapa cultivar Chiifu-401-42 chromosome A10, CAAS_Brap_v3.01, whole genome shotgun sequence genome segment TCCTCGACAAACAGGTATGCTTCCCATAAGTGTAGAGGATAATGGCTGGAGTTTTGAGGTTGCAAACCGGCAATAAATACAGGGCAACATAAGAAGGCGAAGATTTGGAAGAAAAGACAACGTTGAACCGGCAGGTTGTTGTACAAAAATTTCATCAGTTGatgaataaatattttcaggCTTGGTATAACAAATATGGTGTATATACGGATTAAAAGTAGTGGCTGGGAGTGCGACGATGCGAAGAAGATATTTTCGTAGACGTGAAGCGGGAATGTATAGAACTCTTGATTCAAGAGCTTCAAGAATTGTGTTTAGCGCACGCGACGACTGGTATGTCAGAACCCTAACACCGACGGGTTCCTCTCCCTCGGCGAACATCATTTCCGGTAAGGGTACGGTGGTTTCCTCCAGGTCTTCTTCGGAAAAATCACGACTCCGTGAAGACGCCATGTCGATTACCATAACTGTGTGGTTGATAGAGAAGTGAAAATGAAATGCCTGATGAGAGATGATAGAAAATGAAAGGCGTACAATACGAAGGAAacgataaatatattataaaaaggGATAGACATAAATATAGGTTTTTTGCACGCTTTGAAAGTACAGTTTTATTGTACCAAAGATATTTTCATCTACAGTACAAAGCGTGTTCTACCGCCTTCTCCCGGTTGTCTGCACAAAGCGCCATACTAGTTTTGTGGCCCTACATCCTCCGTTCTCTCTCATAGTAAGGATACTGTCGGTATTACCGAAAACTCAACAATACGATGCCCACTTACCTAATTTACATCTCTTCCATGTATATCTAGTGCAAAAATCCATAAAGATATATACATTATCGTACGACATActgacaaaaaatattaaaaattaatactattaaaacagaagaacTATGTATGACACACTGAAATAGTGATTAGAAAATCGACACACGACGCATAAGCTTGGGGTGATGTAAACTGCACAAAAGCGACATACGACGCAGaaataaatatctaaacatTTGAAAGAAAAGTGTAGGAACGTAAAGATACACGCGTGTCTCTCATGCAGTACCAAAAACTCAtgcaagacaaaaaaaaaactagaggtTCTAGAATATTCTTGTTGGTTTCATCGTTTTGTATGTAATTTATAGCAAACAAGACCAAGTCGTCAACAAACAACATCGTTCACTATGGATCGTCCATTTTTCCAGCtttcaaatcaaccaatcatTCTCTCTTGCGCTATATATGTCCTTGAACCAGAACACTTCTTCAACCTAAAAAGTAGTATTTTGAATTAATCTGCAGCTTCAAATCTATCTCTCGAATATGTGTTTCTTTGATATTCAGCGCCATCGAAATTTGACGGTGGTGAAGATGGATGTGGCATGGTGGATGGAAGCGGCTCCTCCGCAGATAATTTTTCCGGAGAAGCCATCAACTTGTCCGGTTCTTGAGACCATTTTAGAAGAACGAGAGACCGAAaaagacgatcatgaacatgtTAAAGACGACGTTTAATGACCATTTGATCGACCATTCGTCTTGATCATAGATAGACCTTTTGTTGTATTCTTCTATAAATGTATAAGACGAgattttgtatatttacaaattatatCATAAAATCTTATGATAATTAATAGTTATTTTTTGGGGGTAAAATATCTCATGATATtagttatttgtatttttttttaag includes the following:
- the LOC117128910 gene encoding uncharacterized protein LOC117128910: MCFFDIQRHRNLTVVKMDVAWWMEAAPPQIIFPEKPSTCPVLETILEERETEKDDHEHVKDDV